TGAGGGGAAGAAGCTGGTACATCCGATGGTTGAAAGGGCACAGGATTTGCGCCCCCGGTAGGTGGCGCCGAAGCTCTGACAGGCATCCTCGACAACCGGCAGGTTGTATTTGTCTGCAATTGCATTGATGGCGTCAAAGTCGGCGCACTGACCGTAGAGACTCACCGGCATGATTGCCTTAGTTCTGACCGTGATGGCCGCCTCCAGACGTAGCGGGTCAAGGTTGTAGGTTCCAGGATCAATATCGACAAAAACAGGAGTAGCCCCCAGCAGGGCTATCATTTCGCCGGTGGCAATAAAGGTGAAGGGGGAGGTAATGACTTCATCACCGGGACCAATTTCAAGCGCTATCATGGCGATCAACAGGGCATCGGTTCCACTTGAAACGCCAATGGCGTGGTGTACACCACAGTAGTCCGCGAGCTTTTCCTCAAGCTCACCAACCTCCGGCCCCATGATGTATTGCCCATGCCCGAGCACGGCCTGCATGCGACGATCAAGATTAGCTCTGATTCTCTGTTGTTGCGTTGCCAGATCGATAAATGGAATGGTCTGCATGACTCAAGCCTTTATGATGTTCGGTGCCGGAGCGCCGTAAACCCCACGCGTGTCGATGATCAGCACTGCGTGTTTCCGGAGCAGCTCATAGTCAAAGCGGTCATGGTTGGTGGCAATGATTACACAGTCGTACCCCCGCAACGAGTCGGCAGTAATCGCAACGCTGCTGAGATCGAAGTGATGCTCGCGCATTTTCGGAAAAACCGGTACGTGAGGATCAGAATAGGATATGATGGCCCCCTTGTCCCGTAACATCTCCATAATGGCAACCGACGGAGATTCTCGCATGTCATCGACATTCTTTTTGTAGGCAATCCCCAGTACAAGTATCCTGCTGTCCTTAATTGACTTGCAGTGGCTGTTAAGTCCATCGGTGACTTTACTGATCACCCATTCCGGCATGCTGCTGTTGACCTCACCGGCTAACTCGATGAAGCGGGTGTGCAGGCCGTATTCACGCGCTTTCCAGGTCAGGTAGAACGGATCAATCGGAATGCAATGTCCTCCCAGGCCGGGACCTGGATAGTAGGGGGTAAAACCGAACGGCTTGGTGGCAGCCGCGCGGATCACCTCATGAATATCAATCCCCATTCTGTCGGCAACGATCTTCATTTCATTGACAAGGCCGATATTGACGGCACGATGGATATTTTCTAGCAGCTTGGTCATCTCGGCAACACGGGTGCTGCTGACCGGCACAACCGTGTCTATCACCTGACCGTAAAGGGCAAGTCCTGCCTGCTGGCACTGTTCGGTGGCTCCGCCGCAAACTTTGGGTATTGTACGGGTGTGGAAATCGGGATTACCCGGATCCTCCCGCTCCGGCGAATAGACAAGAAAGATATCGCGCCCCACTACAAGACCGGTGGACTCAATGCGTGGTCTCAGCTCTTCGTCAGTGGTGCCGGGGTAGGTAGTGCTTTCCAGCGAAACAATCTGGCCGGCACGCAAATGTGGGACCAGTGCCTCGGTAGTGTCGATAACAAAGCTCAGGTCCGGCTCCCGGTATTTGTTCAGGGGAGTGGGAACACAAATTATCAGGGCATCGGCCTCGGCACTGCGGGAAAAATCGGTTGTAGCCTCAAAGCCCTTACCGAGTGCCTTCCCAATTGCCTCTGCCGGAATATGCTCGATGTAGCTTTCTCCCCGGCTTAGGCTATTTGTCTTCTCTGCGTCGATATCAAAGCCAAGTACCTTATAACCGACCTCGGCATAGCGCAGCATGAGCGGCAGCCCAACATACCCGAGGCCGACAATACCGACAACAGCCTGCTTCTTGATAAGCTTATCAACCAGTGTGATGTGCATCCGCTTCTATCCTTCCTAGCATTTCAAATCATCGTAAAAGACAGTTCCGATTGTTTTGTCCGCCGGCAGGGGTGCGTCCTCGTCCAGGTCGAGACACCTGAGAATTCCGGGCTCGATTTCGCGATAGCGATAGCCGCTTTCCTTGCAGACCATGATCCCGTCCGGGCCGGGGATAAGCGGCAGGCCGTGGCGACTCATCCACCCTTTCTGACGAGCTGGCACCCCGACCATCAGGGCATAATCGGGAACATCCTTCGCCACTACTGCGCCGGCGGCAACAAAGGCATACCGGCCGACGGTGATACCGCAGACCACGGTGGCATTGGCGCCAATGGAGCAGCCGCGGCGCAGCAGGGTTCTCTCATACAGCGCACGCCGGACAACCTGGGAGCGAGGATTGGTCACATTGGTAAGAACACAGGAAGGCCCAAGAAAGACATCATCTTCGATAACGGTCCCTTCATAAATAGAGACGTTATTCTGCACCTTGACGTTTGAGCCGATGACAACGCCGGGCGACACCACGCAGTTCTGTCCAAAGCTGCACTGTGCGCCGATTCTGGCACCGCTCATGACATGGCTGAAGTGCCAAATCTTGGTACCGGAGCCAATTTCAGCCCCTTCATCGACGTATGACGATTCATGCACGAAATAGTCAGCCATGATTCACCTCATGAATATGCTGCAAGAATGGGTGCGAGGAGGCCGAGATGCCAATCTGCCTGGCCTCCCTGATGTCGTGGGCAAGCACGATGGCAGGACGGGCATCATTGAGCCCGAAGCCGTTCCCTTCAAGCGTGCGCTGGTAAACCACCGTATGCAGGTCCGTAAAGCCTTCCGAGAACTCGATTTCCTTGCCGTCCACCGTAATGGAACGAAAGGTGGACAGGCCACACTCCGTTGCCGATTCAGGGAGGTCCTTGCGATCGATGGAAAGGAACCACTTCACCCTGGCTCGCTCCAGCTCAATATAGCCGCCAGTTTTCAAACTATCCGCATAATGCACGTCGCTGCCCTGCACCGCTCCGAACAGCCAGATCAGCAGATCAAAAAAGTGAATACCGATATTGGTGGCAACGCCACCGGCTTTCTCAGGGTTTCCCTTCCAAGAGTTAAGGTACCAAGGCCCTCGGGAAGTGATGTAGGTCAGGGTAACATCATGCTTGACCTGCCCCCCCGCAGGGTAATCACCCAGCAGGGATTCGCGCAGAGCAACCAGCGAGGGATGGACGCGGAGTTGAAGAATGGTATTCACTCTGCGACCGCTTTCCTCTTCCAGCTCCTGTAATGCATCAAGATTCCAAGGATTAAGTACCAACGGCTTTTCGCAAATGGCATCCGCCCCGATACGCAAGGCAAAACGGATGTGCGCATCGTGAAGATAATTGGGTGAGCAGATGCTGACGTACTCGATACGGCTTTCCCCAACCTGACGCCTCAGCTTTTCAGCAAAACGGTCAAACCGTTCGAATTCGGTAAAAAAGGGAACGTCTGAAAAAAAGCGGTCAAGAATTCCGACTGAGTCGTTGACATCAAGAGCTGCCACCAGGCGATTGCCGGTATCCTTGATGGCCTTCAGGTGGCGGGGGGCAATGTAGCCGCCGACGCCGATAATGGCAAAATTTTTCATGGCTCGTCCCAAACTCCTAATAACGTTATATCTGTACCAATGCTATTCTTACCGACGTTACCCGGCATTGTCTGTTGCACACCCCACTCTGCTGTGGAGAGAATAGCCTGAGCTTTGCGAGGTACTGAAGACATTACGAGTCTGTCGCGTAGGCTCGGTGTGGTCGACATAGCGATACCAAGATTATTATTAAACACAGCAGCCGGAATGACTGAACTATACGGGCAGGAGCTGATGTATTGTGGTGGATAGTTGTGGATGGCACCCTGATATTCACGATCGGCACCGGTGGTATTGCCAGAAAAGCGGGGCTGGGGTTGCCGTTTAAATGGGGGCAGTGCTGTTTCGCATAATGCAGGAGCATCGGGGAGGAGGGCTGTGACAATACTATACTTGCCACCAAGCCGTAGCCGTGCCACTCCTGTCTGCTCCATTCCCTGACGACGAAGGGAAACAGCTCCTGACATTGTTATGTGTACTGCTATTCCGTACATGGCCACGCCATGGGAAAACATCGGACTGCACTAAATGTCATACAATATCTCGTAAGGAATGTACTGGTTAAAATGTGCTTATATCCCCCTCCCTCCTATGTTTTCAAGTAAAAACTTAAGCAGCAAATAAGATACTTTAGCACCTTGGAGTATCAAGGCGGCCTGCTTGTGGGGCCATCCTGGATTTTAATAAATAAGACTGAGATAGTCGAGATTCAAAAAAGATCGCATTAAAACACCAAAGGACACACAGCATTCGCGTTTCCACCAGGTTAACGCAGCTTTCCGCTGAGGAACACCAATGTAACAGCCACGGCCAGCGCCAGTAGCAGTGCAGCCAAGCGCCAGGAGAACATGCCGGTTGAGCGACGTGCCTCCGCAGGCTGTTCCTGGTGCATGATCTCCTTTGCAGCGATCTCCACCTGGCGGCGCTGCACCTGGGGTTTTCCTTCCAGATAGGCGACCATCAGACTGCGGGAAGCCACCAGGTTGATCAGACGGGGGATACCGTTCGAACAGCGGTGAATTTCCCTGATGGCTTCCTGATCGAAGAGATGGACGGAACGGGCACCGGCTCGTTGCAGGCGGGTGGTCAGGTAGTCGGCGGTAGCCGGCTCCGAAAGGTGGGAGAGCCGTGCGCGGACCGATATCCGCTGGTTCAGCTGCCGCAGGTTGTTTGAAGCGAGCTTTTCAGTCAGCTCCGGCTGCCCCACCAGGATGATCTGCAGCAGTTTTTCCTTCTCGGTCTCCAGATTTGAGAGCAACCGCAGCTCCTCCATGGTCTCGTCCGGCAGTTGCTGGGCTTCGTCAACGATGATGACTACCCGCCGCCCCTGTCCGGCCTGTTCCAGCAGAAAATCCCGGAACTCCTTGATCATGTCGTTTTTGTTGCCGGAAAGGGGGTAAATTACCTCCAGGTCCTGCAGGATCGCTTCCAGAAACTCTTGCGGATTCAGCCGCGGGGTCATGATCAGGGCGATTTCCGCCTTATCCAGCCACTTGTTCACAAAAATCCGGACCAGGGTGGTCTTGCCGGTGCCCGGCTCGCCGGTAAGCAGACAGAACCCCTCGCGGTTATTCATGATGTAATCCAGGGACAGCAGGGCGTTGGCATGGTCGCCGGAGGGATAATAATAGGCCGGATCCGGCGTCAGGGCGAACGGGTCTTCCAGCAGGCTGTAAAAGGCAAGGTACGAAGTGTTGGTCATGGGGTCATCCCTTTCCCACCGCCGAGATCAGGTCGTAGACCGGCAGGAGCAGCCCCATGATGATCACGGCGAACATGACGCCGATAAAACCGATCACCACCGGTTCGATGATCTTGCCCAGCTTGTCGGAAATCTCGTCCAGTTTTTTCAGGTAGTGGGTGGCCAGGAAACTGAACTGGTTATCGAGACTGCCGCTGCTCTCGCCGATCCCCACCAGCCGGACCACCATCACCGGGAAGACCGGATGCTTGCGCAGGGCGTCGGCGATGGTGCTGCCGTAGGTGATATCTTCGCGGATCTGGTCGAAGGCCTTTTTGAAGACCGCGTTATGGACAACGCTGGAAACGATCCCCAGGGTACGGTCGACGGTCAGGCCGGCCACGATCAGTATCCGCATTTGCTCGGCAAAGACCGCCAGCAGCCGGTTGTACTCGATCAGCTTGTAGATCGGCAGCCGCAGTTTTGCGGCATCGATCAGATACAGCCCCTGCTCGCTCCGCTTGAGCAGCCTGAAGCCCCCGTAGGCCGCGGCAACAACCAGCGGCGCCAAGTACCAGAACTGTTGCGTCACGGTGCTGGCTCCCATGAGGATACGGGTCAACAGCGGCAGCTTGACCCCCATTCCCTTGATGGTGCCGATGATTTGGGGCAGGACGAACACCAGCCAGAAGATCAGCGCCCCCAACGTGGTGACAATGGCAAAGGCCGGATAGATCAGCGCCTTCTTGATGGCAGCTGTCAGGTCCTCCACCCGCTGCAGGTGCTCCGCCACATCAGCCAGACTCTTCTCGAAGCGGCCGGTCTCCTCCCCCACCCGCACCAGACGGGTAAAGATGTCCGGAAACACGGCGCCGCGCCGGTCAAGGGCATCGGAAAAGGTGGAGCCCTGCTCGATCTCCTGCTTGATGTTGCCGAGTATGTTGCGCAGCGTCGGATTGGGGGTCGCGCTGATGATATCCGCCAGCGAAGTGGTAATCGGCAGGCCGGCCCCCATCATGACCGACAGGCTGTTGGCCAGCTCGATGATATCCATTCGCCGGACTTTTTGCTGGGCAAACCGGCGCATCAGACCGTCAAGCAGCCCCGCGCTCTCCTGTATGGACAGCACGAGGTAGCCCCGGGCGGCAAGGTCCTGCGCAACAACCTCCTCCGACTCCGCCTTGATCAGCCCCTGCTGCCTGACTCCGTCTCCGTCGACAGCCTGATAGCGGTAGGTGGTCATCCGGCGACCCGCAGGACTTCTTCAATGGTGGTCAGCCCTTCGGCAGCCTTAAGCAGGCCGTCGTCCAGCAGGGAGCGCATCCCCGCCGCGCGGGCCGCCTCCAGGATCGAGCCGCTCGAGGCCCGCTCGAACACCAGTTGCTTCACCGCGTCATCCAGCACCAGCACCTCGTTGATCGCCACCCGCCCCTGGTAACCGGTGTCGCTGCAGGAGGAGCAGCCTTTTCCCCGCTTGCCGCGGGTCATCACGTAGCCATGCTGATCGAACAGCCGCCGCTCTTCCTCGGACAGCAGATACTCCTCCTTGCAGTTGCGGCAGATCTTGCGCACCAGGCGCTGGGCGATCACCGCAGCCAGAGCCGAGGAAAGCAGGAAGGAGTCCACCTTCAGGTCCAGCAGACGGGGAACCGCCGTCACGGCATCGTTGGTGTGGATGGTTGAAATGACCAAGTGGCCGGTGATGGCGGCCCGCACCGCGATCTGTGCCGTTGCCTCGTCACGGATCTCGCCCAGCAGCATCACGTCCGGGTCCTGGCGCATGAAATTCCGCGCTGCCAGGGCAAAGTCGAAGCCGGCCTTCTCATTCACCTGGCTCTGCTTGACAAAGCTTAAGCGATATTCCACCGGATCTTCAACGGTGATGGTATTTCGCTCCAGACGGTTCAACTCCCGCAGCGCCGCGTACAGGGTGGTGGTCTTGCCGCTGCCGGTGGGGCCGGCCACCAGGATGATGCCGTAGGATTTATTGAAGATTTTTCGAATCTGGCGCGTGGTTTCCGAGGTCATGCCCAGGGATTCAAGCCGCAAGAGCGGCCCGGCCCCGGCCAGCAGGCGCAGCACCAGGTTCTCGCCGTAGATGGTGGGCACCGTGGAAATACGCACGTCGAAGCGTTTGGAGAGAAACTCGTAGGTGAAGGCGCCGTCCTGCGGCAGCCGCTGTTCGGCGATGTCAAGCTGGGACAGCACCTTGATCCGGGAGATCAGGCCGTTGTGCGCCTGTTTCTGAATGCAGTGGCCGTGCTGCAGCACGCCGTCGATCCGGTAGAAGACGTTGGTGACATCGCCGGAAGGACTGATATGGATGTCGGTGGCCTGCTTGCGCACGCCGTCCATCATGATCAGCTCGATCAGCTCGGCGATGGTTGCCCCGGGAATGGCGCCGGTCATCTGCTTGATGGAGGCAATCAACCGGTTCATCCGTTCCTGCACCGGATGGCTGATGAAGAAGTAGGCCTTCTCCAGGGTCTCCTGGTACTGGTCGTTATCCACCAGGAACACCCGCGGCTGCTTGCCGATCATTTTGGTGACCGTATCCACGGCCACGATGTTGCTGGGGTTGGTGATACCAATGGCCAGGCGACCGTCCTCCACCACCGCCAGCGGTATGAAACCGCCTTTTTCGGCGGTTTCCTTGGGGACCAGCCGCAGGGCATCCTCACTGGGCTGGATTTCGGAAAGGTCGATGAAGTCGATACCGGACTGGACGGCAATGGTACGGGCGAACTCGGCGGCAGTCACGAATCCCAGCTTGATCAGCACGTCTCCCAGAATGGCGCCGGTCACCTTCTGATGCTCCAGTGCGATATGCAGCTGGGTCGGAGTAATCGTGCCCTGGGCGATCAGCAGGTCGCCAATCTTGATGGGTGCGGCCATAACGCCTCCTATTCGCCTCCCACGAGGTACGGTTGGAGGACCACCACCAGTTCGGTGCGCTTGTCCTCATAGTTCTTGCGACTGAACAACGTCCCCAGCCAGGGTATGTCCCCCAGCATCGGAATCTTCTCGTCCTGCAGGGAGTTCTTGTTGGAGATCAGCCCGCCGATCACGATCATTTCGCCGCTGCGCACCTTGATGGTGGTGGACAGTTCCCGCAGATCCACGGTGGGCACGTTGATTGAAGTCTTGTTGTCGCCGCTGCCCACATCCTTGGGGTCAAGCTTGATCAGGTCGGAAATAATCGGGGTGACCGTCATGGCGATCTCTCCCCGACTGTTGATATTCGGGGCCAGGCCGATCATCATGCCGGACAGGACGTTGCTGGTCTCCACCGAAAAGGTGGTCACCGGCGGCGACGCGCTGGTGGTGGTGGAGGTAACCTTGGAAATGTAGTTGGTGTTGCGTCCCACCGACAACAGGGCGGTCTGGCCGTTCATCACGCTGATACGGGGATTGGAAAGGGTTTTCACCTCACCCTGGGTCTTGAGGGCGGTCAACAGGCCGTTGACGTTTCCGCCAGCATACCCCAGACGAAAAGTGCCTGTTTTCATTACATCGGCAGCAGTATTTGCCAGCGCGCCGAAGCCGCCGGTTATGGCTCCTGTTGAATTAAACCATTTGGCATTAGCGAGAAAGTCCCAGTCAATACCAAACGTGGTGGCATCATTTAACTGCACCTCGATGATGCGGGCCTCCACCAGCACCTGCCGGTTCAGCGACGCCTTCAGGGTATCCAGGAACTTCTCGATGGCAGCCAGGTTGGTACGGGTGGCGGTCACCATGATGGTGCCGGTCAGGCGGTTGATGACGACATTTTGTTGAGGGTGCTGGCCGCCGGGAGCTCCGGCGGCAGGGTTGCCGGAAGCCGGCCCGGTACCCGACGGATTCCCCGCAGCCCCTTCCTTCTTGTTCAACAATACATTCAACGACTTTTCCAGGGATTCCCAAAAATCAAACGCCTTTGCATCATGTTTGATGCTCTGGTTTACCGTTCCCCTAATGTTGGAGGAGCCGGAACCGCCGGAGCCGCCCGATGTTCCGGAGCCGGAGGACGATCCCGAACCGG
The window above is part of the Trichlorobacter ammonificans genome. Proteins encoded here:
- the mshL gene encoding pilus (MSHA type) biogenesis protein MshL, translated to MVAKAGRWIRPVAAALLCGMLAACANTPPVAPRPAAEQPLVPAARSEEPFVQSNLQVLQNRAPQPSPLKTPDYQPVSDDVSPARTKLVNIQTRNSALGDVLHVIADAAGLNLIIGPGIQQDRPVTITLKRVTAEDALSTILNSADYFYSIRDNILLVEATGTKIFELGHPAMVQGYSVDVGGDILGSAAGLTAGGGSGSGSSSGSGTSGGSGGSGSSNIRGTVNQSIKHDAKAFDFWESLEKSLNVLLNKKEGAAGNPSGTGPASGNPAAGAPGGQHPQQNVVINRLTGTIMVTATRTNLAAIEKFLDTLKASLNRQVLVEARIIEVQLNDATTFGIDWDFLANAKWFNSTGAITGGFGALANTAADVMKTGTFRLGYAGGNVNGLLTALKTQGEVKTLSNPRISVMNGQTALLSVGRNTNYISKVTSTTTSASPPVTTFSVETSNVLSGMMIGLAPNINSRGEIAMTVTPIISDLIKLDPKDVGSGDNKTSINVPTVDLRELSTTIKVRSGEMIVIGGLISNKNSLQDEKIPMLGDIPWLGTLFSRKNYEDKRTELVVVLQPYLVGGE
- a CDS encoding Gfo/Idh/MocA family protein; this translates as MKNFAIIGVGGYIAPRHLKAIKDTGNRLVAALDVNDSVGILDRFFSDVPFFTEFERFDRFAEKLRRQVGESRIEYVSICSPNYLHDAHIRFALRIGADAICEKPLVLNPWNLDALQELEEESGRRVNTILQLRVHPSLVALRESLLGDYPAGGQVKHDVTLTYITSRGPWYLNSWKGNPEKAGGVATNIGIHFFDLLIWLFGAVQGSDVHYADSLKTGGYIELERARVKWFLSIDRKDLPESATECGLSTFRSITVDGKEIEFSEGFTDLHTVVYQRTLEGNGFGLNDARPAIVLAHDIREARQIGISASSHPFLQHIHEVNHG
- a CDS encoding acyltransferase, which translates into the protein MADYFVHESSYVDEGAEIGSGTKIWHFSHVMSGARIGAQCSFGQNCVVSPGVVIGSNVKVQNNVSIYEGTVIEDDVFLGPSCVLTNVTNPRSQVVRRALYERTLLRRGCSIGANATVVCGITVGRYAFVAAGAVVAKDVPDYALMVGVPARQKGWMSRHGLPLIPGPDGIMVCKESGYRYREIEPGILRCLDLDEDAPLPADKTIGTVFYDDLKC
- a CDS encoding nucleotide sugar dehydrogenase, with translation MHITLVDKLIKKQAVVGIVGLGYVGLPLMLRYAEVGYKVLGFDIDAEKTNSLSRGESYIEHIPAEAIGKALGKGFEATTDFSRSAEADALIICVPTPLNKYREPDLSFVIDTTEALVPHLRAGQIVSLESTTYPGTTDEELRPRIESTGLVVGRDIFLVYSPEREDPGNPDFHTRTIPKVCGGATEQCQQAGLALYGQVIDTVVPVSSTRVAEMTKLLENIHRAVNIGLVNEMKIVADRMGIDIHEVIRAAATKPFGFTPYYPGPGLGGHCIPIDPFYLTWKAREYGLHTRFIELAGEVNSSMPEWVISKVTDGLNSHCKSIKDSRILVLGIAYKKNVDDMRESPSVAIMEMLRDKGAIISYSDPHVPVFPKMREHHFDLSSVAITADSLRGYDCVIIATNHDRFDYELLRKHAVLIIDTRGVYGAPAPNIIKA
- a CDS encoding ExeA family protein codes for the protein MTNTSYLAFYSLLEDPFALTPDPAYYYPSGDHANALLSLDYIMNNREGFCLLTGEPGTGKTTLVRIFVNKWLDKAEIALIMTPRLNPQEFLEAILQDLEVIYPLSGNKNDMIKEFRDFLLEQAGQGRRVVIIVDEAQQLPDETMEELRLLSNLETEKEKLLQIILVGQPELTEKLASNNLRQLNQRISVRARLSHLSEPATADYLTTRLQRAGARSVHLFDQEAIREIHRCSNGIPRLINLVASRSLMVAYLEGKPQVQRRQVEIAAKEIMHQEQPAEARRSTGMFSWRLAALLLALAVAVTLVFLSGKLR
- a CDS encoding type II secretion system F family protein; this encodes MTTYRYQAVDGDGVRQQGLIKAESEEVVAQDLAARGYLVLSIQESAGLLDGLMRRFAQQKVRRMDIIELANSLSVMMGAGLPITTSLADIISATPNPTLRNILGNIKQEIEQGSTFSDALDRRGAVFPDIFTRLVRVGEETGRFEKSLADVAEHLQRVEDLTAAIKKALIYPAFAIVTTLGALIFWLVFVLPQIIGTIKGMGVKLPLLTRILMGASTVTQQFWYLAPLVVAAAYGGFRLLKRSEQGLYLIDAAKLRLPIYKLIEYNRLLAVFAEQMRILIVAGLTVDRTLGIVSSVVHNAVFKKAFDQIREDITYGSTIADALRKHPVFPVMVVRLVGIGESSGSLDNQFSFLATHYLKKLDEISDKLGKIIEPVVIGFIGVMFAVIIMGLLLPVYDLISAVGKG
- a CDS encoding GspE/PulE family protein; translation: MAAPIKIGDLLIAQGTITPTQLHIALEHQKVTGAILGDVLIKLGFVTAAEFARTIAVQSGIDFIDLSEIQPSEDALRLVPKETAEKGGFIPLAVVEDGRLAIGITNPSNIVAVDTVTKMIGKQPRVFLVDNDQYQETLEKAYFFISHPVQERMNRLIASIKQMTGAIPGATIAELIELIMMDGVRKQATDIHISPSGDVTNVFYRIDGVLQHGHCIQKQAHNGLISRIKVLSQLDIAEQRLPQDGAFTYEFLSKRFDVRISTVPTIYGENLVLRLLAGAGPLLRLESLGMTSETTRQIRKIFNKSYGIILVAGPTGSGKTTTLYAALRELNRLERNTITVEDPVEYRLSFVKQSQVNEKAGFDFALAARNFMRQDPDVMLLGEIRDEATAQIAVRAAITGHLVISTIHTNDAVTAVPRLLDLKVDSFLLSSALAAVIAQRLVRKICRNCKEEYLLSEEERRLFDQHGYVMTRGKRGKGCSSCSDTGYQGRVAINEVLVLDDAVKQLVFERASSGSILEAARAAGMRSLLDDGLLKAAEGLTTIEEVLRVAG
- a CDS encoding DegT/DnrJ/EryC1/StrS family aminotransferase, encoding MQTIPFIDLATQQQRIRANLDRRMQAVLGHGQYIMGPEVGELEEKLADYCGVHHAIGVSSGTDALLIAMIALEIGPGDEVITSPFTFIATGEMIALLGATPVFVDIDPGTYNLDPLRLEAAITVRTKAIMPVSLYGQCADFDAINAIADKYNLPVVEDACQSFGATYRGRKSCALSTIGCTSFFPSKPLGCYGDGGACFTNDDALAKKMRQIMSHGQDRRYHHPILGINGRLDTLQAAVLLAKLEIFGDEVAARERIGTRYSELLSGVGVTPYIAPGSSSVYAQYTIQVKGRDEVIKKLQEKGIPTAVHYPVPLHMQPVFASLGHVEGSFPVAEAAAKGVMSLPMHPYLTEANILSVTKALRSSLFI